The following coding sequences are from one Desulfosporosinus orientis DSM 765 window:
- a CDS encoding cobalamin B12-binding domain-containing protein, producing MEKEQRIRVLIGKVGLDGHDRGAKVIAQALRDAGMEVVYTGLRQTPDQIVEAAIQEDVQVIGISILSGAHSYLLPRIIELLAREGAQDIPVIAGGVIPKDDQEFLKEAGVVEIFETGTPTGDIVTFIKEYNKGLRNDVEA from the coding sequence ATGGAAAAAGAACAACGTATTCGGGTCTTAATCGGCAAAGTCGGATTGGATGGTCATGATCGCGGGGCTAAAGTCATAGCTCAGGCCCTGCGGGATGCCGGGATGGAAGTTGTTTATACCGGCTTACGACAAACCCCGGATCAAATTGTCGAGGCAGCGATTCAAGAGGATGTTCAAGTCATTGGAATTAGCATCTTATCGGGTGCCCACAGTTATCTGCTCCCGAGAATCATTGAGCTTCTAGCCCGAGAAGGAGCTCAGGATATCCCAGTAATCGCAGGGGGAGTCATTCCCAAAGATGACCAAGAATTTTTGAAAGAAGCAGGAGTAGTTGAGATATTTGAAACAGGAACACCCACGGGGGATATTGTTACTTTTATCAAAGAGTATAATAAGGGTTTACGTAACGATGTAGAGGCTTAA
- the mce gene encoding methylmalonyl-CoA epimerase, producing the protein MDLQLKLDHLGIAVKNLDEAISVYLGLGLSCSQLETIPEQKVRTATLRIGDTNLELLEPMEANSPVGKFLAARGGGIHHLAFQVESIEEKLFELKNSGIRLIDKTPRIGLGGSKVAFIHPQSTFNTLIELVERCSQV; encoded by the coding sequence ATGGACCTTCAATTAAAGCTGGACCATCTGGGGATCGCTGTCAAAAACCTAGACGAGGCTATAAGTGTATACCTTGGCTTAGGGCTAAGTTGTAGTCAACTTGAAACGATCCCTGAACAAAAAGTTCGGACGGCTACTTTACGGATAGGTGACACCAATCTGGAACTATTAGAGCCTATGGAAGCCAACAGTCCCGTTGGGAAATTCCTTGCAGCCCGTGGTGGAGGTATTCATCATTTAGCATTTCAAGTCGAGAGTATTGAAGAAAAGTTATTTGAATTAAAAAATTCAGGAATACGTTTAATCGATAAGACCCCTAGAATTGGATTGGGTGGAAGCAAGGTCGCTTTTATTCATCCCCAAAGTACTTTCAACACCCTAATAGAACTGGTTGAGCGTTGCAGCCAGGTTTAA
- a CDS encoding acyl-CoA carboxylase subunit beta, whose translation MDIYAKLSELTALQEATKLGGGVGRIIRQHENGKMTARERIDVLLDVDSFIETDTFIKGEMTDFTKPDVVNVGEGVVTGYGTIHGRLVYIFSQDFTVFGGALGDLHSRKICKIMDLALKNGAPVIGLNDSGGARIQEGVSALSAYGDIFYRNTLASGVIPQISVIMGPCAGGAVYSPAITDFTFMVDKTSQMFITGPQVIKSVTGEEVTTKELGGAMVHNHTSGVAHFLGQSETDTLEMVRHLLTYLPQNNLEESPILEGKPPKAEDDDLLNVVPIEPNKQYDVRDVLYLLVDGGEFFEVHQRFAQNIVTCFARFEGMAVGIVANQPAYLAGCLDIDASDKLSRFVRFCDCFNIPLITFVDVPGFLPGVDQEYRGIIRHGAKILYAYSEATVPKITIILRKAYGGAYVAMCSRSLGADVAVAWPTAEIAVMGPDGAANIIFREEIMKSADPKATMKQRTEEYREKFANPYIASAKGLIDNIIDPRDTRKMIIQSLNMLNSKREAHPRKKHGNIPF comes from the coding sequence TTGGATATCTACGCTAAACTTAGCGAACTAACAGCTTTACAAGAAGCAACAAAACTAGGAGGTGGTGTTGGGCGCATCATTAGGCAACACGAAAACGGCAAAATGACTGCGCGTGAGCGGATTGATGTACTCCTTGACGTCGATAGTTTTATTGAGACCGATACCTTTATTAAAGGAGAAATGACCGATTTTACAAAACCAGACGTGGTCAACGTAGGGGAAGGTGTCGTTACAGGCTATGGTACAATACATGGTCGCTTAGTTTATATTTTCTCCCAGGACTTTACCGTTTTCGGCGGAGCTTTGGGGGACCTTCACTCCCGAAAAATTTGTAAAATCATGGACCTTGCTCTAAAAAACGGCGCTCCTGTTATCGGCCTTAATGACTCGGGGGGAGCACGTATCCAAGAGGGAGTTAGTGCTTTATCTGCTTACGGAGACATCTTCTATCGAAATACCTTGGCCTCTGGAGTAATCCCACAAATTTCAGTTATCATGGGGCCCTGTGCCGGTGGCGCTGTCTATTCTCCGGCTATTACCGATTTTACATTTATGGTGGATAAGACCAGCCAGATGTTTATTACCGGCCCCCAAGTTATAAAATCTGTGACAGGGGAGGAGGTAACGACTAAAGAATTGGGGGGGGCCATGGTTCATAACCATACAAGCGGAGTAGCCCATTTTCTTGGTCAATCGGAAACTGATACCTTGGAAATGGTCAGGCATTTACTGACCTACTTGCCTCAAAACAATCTCGAGGAGTCCCCCATATTAGAGGGCAAGCCACCTAAAGCAGAAGATGACGATCTGCTAAACGTAGTACCAATTGAACCCAATAAACAATATGATGTCCGGGATGTCCTCTATCTTCTCGTCGATGGCGGTGAATTCTTTGAAGTTCATCAACGTTTTGCGCAAAATATTGTAACCTGTTTTGCTCGTTTCGAGGGTATGGCGGTGGGTATTGTTGCGAATCAGCCCGCCTATCTCGCCGGTTGCTTAGATATTGATGCTTCTGATAAACTATCCCGTTTTGTACGTTTTTGTGATTGCTTTAATATACCCTTAATAACATTCGTAGATGTTCCTGGCTTTCTTCCAGGAGTTGATCAAGAATATCGTGGAATTATCCGTCATGGAGCTAAAATCCTGTATGCTTACTCCGAAGCCACAGTCCCCAAGATTACGATTATTTTGCGGAAAGCTTACGGCGGTGCTTATGTCGCTATGTGCAGTCGCTCCTTAGGAGCGGATGTCGCTGTAGCCTGGCCGACAGCAGAAATCGCGGTTATGGGACCGGACGGTGCAGCGAATATTATCTTCCGGGAAGAAATTATGAAGTCTGCAGATCCTAAGGCCACCATGAAACAAAGAACTGAGGAATACCGCGAAAAGTTCGCAAACCCTTATATTGCTAGTGCCAAGGGTTTGATTGACAATATTATCGACCCGCGTGATACCCGAAAAATGATTATTCAAAGTCTCAACATGCTAAATTCTAAACGAGAAGCGCATCCGCGAAAGAAGCATGGCAATATTCCATTTTAG
- the accC gene encoding acetyl-CoA carboxylase biotin carboxylase subunit, with translation MFRKILIANRGEIAVRIIRTCQEMQVKTIAIYTEVDSDSLHVKLADEAVKCVSRTGYLDMEWIIQKAVNMGAQAIHPGYGFLAENPLFAKKILEAGLVFIGPDAHTMALMGDKSKARETMASSGFPVVPGGTGIVMSTEEALPMARTLGYPVLIKAVAGGGGRGMRLVLEEDQLVLSLESASSEAKACFNNSDVYLEKYLEGCRHVEIQILADNYGEVVSLGERDCSIQRRHQKLIEESPSPALTPELRNRMSEVSCNAVKAVGYRGAGTLEFLLDKDLNFYFMEMNTRIQVEHTITELICGLDLIKEQIRIAAGEPLGYKQTDIRLTGWAMECRINAEDPVTFMPSPGKIEYFRPPGGFGVRVDSAAYSGYTVTPFYDSLISKLLVYGRTRAEVLARMQRALAEFSISGVKTTIPFHQRILADKDFQRGKFTTDFIQKKLDSEKENSLELEYHSDLDDQARDNLLIAVLSAAIETYEKSEHVRYRIINIQPSGKMRSAWRLASLYGGG, from the coding sequence ATGTTTCGGAAAATCTTAATTGCAAACAGAGGGGAAATCGCTGTCCGAATCATTCGAACTTGCCAAGAGATGCAGGTTAAGACCATTGCCATTTACACGGAAGTCGATTCAGACTCTCTCCATGTTAAACTTGCGGATGAAGCAGTTAAATGTGTCTCCAGAACTGGTTACTTGGATATGGAATGGATTATCCAAAAAGCAGTGAACATGGGGGCGCAAGCGATTCACCCAGGTTACGGTTTTTTAGCAGAGAACCCGCTTTTTGCAAAGAAGATTCTGGAAGCCGGGCTTGTCTTTATCGGTCCTGATGCACACACCATGGCCTTAATGGGAGATAAATCAAAAGCTCGAGAAACGATGGCTTCCTCTGGTTTTCCTGTCGTTCCAGGAGGCACGGGGATTGTCATGAGTACAGAAGAAGCACTACCTATGGCCAGGACACTGGGTTACCCAGTACTGATCAAGGCCGTTGCCGGAGGGGGAGGCCGAGGCATGCGACTCGTCCTTGAAGAGGATCAACTTGTTCTGAGCTTGGAGAGCGCAAGCTCTGAGGCAAAAGCCTGCTTTAATAATTCAGATGTTTATTTAGAAAAATACCTCGAGGGATGCCGACATGTGGAAATACAAATTCTAGCGGACAACTATGGAGAAGTTGTCTCCTTAGGCGAACGAGATTGTTCTATCCAACGACGGCATCAAAAATTGATCGAAGAGTCTCCATCGCCTGCTCTGACACCCGAGCTTCGAAATCGCATGAGCGAGGTTTCCTGTAACGCAGTTAAAGCCGTTGGTTATCGTGGTGCCGGTACCCTTGAGTTTCTGTTAGACAAAGACTTGAATTTTTACTTTATGGAAATGAACACCCGTATTCAGGTTGAACACACAATCACAGAATTAATTTGTGGCCTTGATCTGATTAAGGAGCAGATCCGGATTGCAGCCGGAGAGCCGTTAGGGTATAAGCAGACCGATATTCGGCTCACAGGTTGGGCTATGGAATGCCGTATTAATGCTGAAGATCCGGTTACCTTCATGCCTTCACCCGGCAAAATTGAATATTTCCGCCCACCAGGAGGGTTTGGAGTCCGAGTCGACAGTGCCGCTTACTCTGGATATACAGTTACCCCTTTTTATGATTCCCTTATCAGCAAACTCCTCGTTTATGGCCGAACACGAGCAGAAGTCTTAGCCCGAATGCAGCGTGCTCTGGCAGAATTTAGTATTAGCGGAGTAAAGACGACGATCCCTTTCCATCAACGAATCTTAGCAGACAAGGACTTTCAAAGAGGGAAATTCACAACAGACTTTATTCAGAAAAAACTTGATTCAGAGAAAGAAAACAGTTTAGAACTTGAGTACCACTCAGATCTTGACGATCAAGCAAGAGATAACCTACTAATCGCGGTTCTTAGCGCCGCAATTGAAACTTATGAAAAATCAGAACATGTGCGCTACCGGATTATTAACATTCAACCTTCTGGTAAGATGCGTTCAGCATGGCGTTTGGCTAGTTTATATGGAGGTGGTTGA
- a CDS encoding biotin/lipoyl-containing protein → MKKFLVRVNAQEFEVEVEEITQKAAKNTPALQSPVKHQITGSGNGHVLAPMPGVITQAHVKIGDIVKADRTVVTLEAMKMENRIPAGKDGRVLDILVSVGQNVTAGELLVVIS, encoded by the coding sequence ATGAAAAAATTTCTGGTACGTGTAAACGCTCAAGAATTTGAAGTCGAAGTTGAAGAGATAACACAAAAGGCAGCAAAGAATACTCCGGCTTTGCAAAGCCCTGTCAAACATCAAATAACTGGTAGTGGAAATGGGCACGTATTGGCCCCCATGCCTGGGGTAATTACACAGGCCCATGTTAAGATTGGAGACATCGTTAAAGCGGATCGAACGGTAGTGACTTTAGAAGCTATGAAAATGGAAAATCGAATTCCAGCTGGTAAGGACGGGCGGGTATTGGATATCCTAGTCAGTGTCGGTCAAAATGTTACAGCGGGAGAACTTCTCGTCGTCATTAGTTGA
- a CDS encoding LysR family transcriptional regulator yields the protein MNRYQAFMKIMETGSFTKAAEELGYTQSAISQMIRALEEELSTVLFLRSRKGITLTPDAEEFLPYIKAVHYSYRELEEKRREMQGLQKGIIRIGTFSSVSSNWLPDLIRDFKARYPSVRFELHQGEYTSIAQLIKEGSVDFGFVNPDAQAVSELKTIPLQQDEMLVVVSQNHPLTCKEKISLRDLVDEAYILLDEGQLSVPLEFFKRENLHPNVQYRVHDDYTIMSMIESGLGISILPKLIISRSPYCIATLELSPPIVRTISLAFKNKKVLPIASRYFMDFIVERYGRTS from the coding sequence ATGAATCGCTATCAAGCTTTTATGAAAATCATGGAAACAGGAAGTTTTACCAAAGCCGCTGAGGAACTGGGCTACACTCAATCCGCCATCAGCCAGATGATCCGCGCCCTTGAGGAGGAGCTTTCCACCGTGCTCTTTTTGCGTTCCCGCAAAGGGATCACCCTGACCCCTGATGCCGAGGAATTCCTGCCCTACATCAAAGCGGTCCATTATTCCTACCGGGAACTTGAGGAAAAACGCCGGGAAATGCAAGGACTGCAGAAAGGGATTATTCGCATCGGCACCTTCTCCAGTGTCTCCAGCAATTGGCTGCCTGATTTGATCAGGGATTTTAAAGCCCGGTACCCTTCCGTTCGCTTTGAGCTTCACCAGGGGGAGTACACCAGCATTGCCCAGCTGATTAAAGAAGGAAGCGTGGATTTCGGCTTTGTCAATCCCGACGCCCAAGCCGTATCTGAACTGAAGACCATCCCTCTCCAGCAGGATGAAATGCTGGTGGTCGTGTCTCAGAACCACCCCTTAACCTGCAAGGAGAAAATTTCACTCCGGGACCTGGTGGATGAAGCCTATATCCTCTTAGATGAAGGCCAGTTAAGCGTGCCCTTGGAGTTTTTTAAACGGGAAAATCTCCATCCTAACGTCCAATACCGTGTTCATGACGATTATACGATTATGTCCATGATTGAAAGCGGTTTGGGAATATCGATTCTGCCGAAATTAATCATCAGCAGATCCCCATATTGTATCGCCACCCTGGAGCTGTCCCCGCCTATTGTCCGCACCATTTCCCTGGCCTTTAAAAACAAGAAGGTATTGCCCATTGCCAGCCGCTACTTTATGGATTTCATTGTCGAACGGTATGGAAGGACTTCCTGA
- a CDS encoding AzlC family ABC transporter permease, producing the protein MSNKNIPWKNGIKDGIPIALGYFAVSFTFGIVAKKAGLTPFQAVFMSGANLTSAGQFGALALIGTSATYLEMALTQLVINLRYCLMSCSLSQKFEAGAGWPHRFPVAFGVTDEIFGVSVCKKGKLNPFYNYGLMSVSIPGWMLGTFCGAVSGGLLPARIISALSVALYGMFIAVIVPPAKGNKLLTGIIGSSMLLSLLFAQLPILSEISQGFKIIILTVLIAGMAALLFPVKEEAAHER; encoded by the coding sequence ATGAGCAACAAGAATATCCCCTGGAAAAACGGGATCAAAGACGGCATTCCTATCGCACTCGGCTATTTCGCCGTTTCCTTTACCTTCGGCATTGTGGCAAAGAAGGCCGGCCTGACGCCCTTTCAGGCTGTCTTTATGTCCGGAGCCAACCTGACCTCAGCCGGCCAATTCGGAGCACTGGCTTTAATCGGGACTTCCGCTACATATCTGGAAATGGCCCTGACCCAGCTGGTCATTAATTTGCGCTACTGCCTGATGTCCTGTTCACTATCCCAAAAATTTGAGGCAGGAGCAGGCTGGCCCCACCGTTTTCCGGTGGCCTTCGGTGTTACGGATGAAATATTCGGGGTATCCGTCTGCAAAAAAGGGAAACTGAACCCCTTCTACAATTACGGTTTGATGAGCGTCAGTATACCGGGCTGGATGTTGGGTACCTTTTGCGGGGCAGTTTCAGGAGGGTTGTTACCGGCCAGGATTATCAGTGCCTTAAGTGTCGCTCTGTACGGGATGTTTATCGCGGTGATTGTCCCGCCGGCCAAGGGTAACAAGCTCTTGACAGGAATCATTGGCTCATCTATGCTGCTGAGTTTGTTATTTGCCCAACTGCCCATCCTCAGTGAAATCTCCCAGGGATTCAAAATCATTATTTTAACGGTATTAATAGCAGGAATGGCAGCACTCCTGTTTCCTGTGAAGGAGGAGGCTGCCCATGAGAGGTAA
- a CDS encoding AzlD domain-containing protein codes for MRGNTYLYILVMAGVTYLIRLFPLLFMRKEIKNVYLKSFLYYVPYVTLAVMTFPAILKATASLWSALAGFGTALILAYRGGSLFKVSLLACLTVFIIELMV; via the coding sequence ATGAGAGGTAATACCTATCTCTATATCCTGGTCATGGCGGGTGTTACCTATTTGATCAGACTCTTTCCTTTGCTTTTCATGCGTAAGGAAATCAAGAATGTATATCTCAAATCCTTCCTATATTATGTACCCTATGTCACCCTGGCGGTAATGACCTTTCCCGCGATCTTAAAGGCCACGGCAAGCCTGTGGTCCGCCCTGGCAGGATTCGGCACGGCCTTAATCCTGGCTTACCGGGGCGGCAGTCTGTTCAAGGTTTCCCTCCTGGCATGTCTAACGGTCTTTATTATAGAGTTGATGGTTTAG
- a CDS encoding electron transfer flavoprotein subunit alpha, with amino-acid sequence MILLNERCKGCGLCVRQCPFAAIEVIDKLAQFKDNCTNCGACAEVCKFNAILEEEKSTSNVNLENYDGIWVFAEQRQGKLSEVALELLGIANELAIQRQTGVTAVLLGQHIKIISNELIAYGADRVIVVDNPDLNHYRTEPYTYVLADLIKKYRPEAVLLGATTIGRDFAPRLARRLGTGLTADCTELAVEPKEKIILQTRPAFGGNLMATIACPNHRPQMSTVRPGVMQKLPLDTNRRGDIIEELYHIPPEVIRSKVIELVKAAKASINIEDAEIIIAGGRGAGGQEGFHKLIELADMLGASVAASRAAVEAGWIDHAHQVGQTGKTVKPKLYIACGISGAIQHLAGMQNSSCIVAINSDPNAPIFKVADYGLVADIKEVLPVLAKQLQAVSLSA; translated from the coding sequence ATGATATTATTAAACGAACGCTGCAAAGGATGCGGGCTTTGCGTAAGGCAGTGTCCTTTTGCAGCTATTGAGGTTATCGATAAACTAGCCCAATTTAAAGATAACTGTACGAACTGTGGTGCGTGTGCTGAAGTTTGTAAATTTAATGCTATCTTAGAAGAGGAAAAATCCACTTCAAACGTCAACCTGGAGAATTACGATGGAATATGGGTCTTTGCCGAACAACGTCAAGGAAAACTTTCCGAGGTGGCCTTAGAACTTTTGGGTATTGCCAACGAGTTGGCGATACAGCGGCAAACCGGCGTTACCGCAGTATTGTTAGGCCAGCACATTAAAATAATATCTAATGAACTCATTGCCTATGGGGCAGACAGAGTTATCGTTGTGGATAATCCCGATCTCAACCACTATCGTACCGAACCCTACACCTATGTGCTTGCGGATTTGATAAAAAAATACCGACCGGAGGCTGTCCTGCTCGGTGCTACCACTATCGGAAGAGATTTTGCCCCTCGTCTGGCCCGGCGTCTTGGAACCGGATTAACCGCAGACTGTACCGAGTTAGCTGTAGAGCCAAAGGAGAAAATTATTCTGCAAACACGTCCTGCCTTTGGGGGAAACCTTATGGCTACTATAGCTTGCCCTAATCATAGGCCTCAGATGTCAACCGTCCGTCCCGGTGTCATGCAAAAGCTCCCTCTAGACACTAATCGACGCGGGGACATCATTGAAGAACTTTATCATATTCCTCCTGAAGTTATTCGTTCCAAGGTTATAGAGTTAGTTAAGGCTGCAAAGGCCTCAATAAATATCGAAGATGCTGAAATTATTATAGCCGGGGGCCGCGGAGCTGGCGGACAGGAAGGATTCCATAAATTAATCGAACTAGCTGACATGCTGGGCGCCTCGGTGGCCGCTTCCCGCGCTGCAGTGGAGGCTGGCTGGATCGATCATGCCCACCAAGTCGGCCAAACGGGCAAAACAGTTAAACCCAAACTTTATATTGCCTGTGGGATATCCGGCGCCATTCAGCATTTGGCCGGCATGCAGAACTCCAGTTGCATTGTGGCCATCAATTCAGATCCGAATGCCCCGATTTTTAAGGTTGCTGACTACGGACTTGTCGCCGATATCAAAGAAGTGCTGCCGGTATTAGCCAAACAACTGCAGGCTGTTTCTTTAAGCGCTTAA